Sequence from the Gammaproteobacteria bacterium genome:
CGCCCGATGGTTAATGCTCAAGCGCCTTGTATTTTTCGCGCAGTCGATTGCGTATGCGTATCGCAGTTAAGTTCAGCAAGACAATGACCGCCAGCAACAACAGCGAAGTGGCATAGACTAAAGGTCTCGCGGCTTCCACATTGGGGCTTTGGAAACCAACGTCATAGATATGGAAGCCAAGATGCATAAACTGCCGCTCAAGATGCAAAAATGGCGGGTTACCATCCAGCGGCAAGCTTGGCGCCAGTTTCACCACGCCCACCAGCATCAAAGGTGCCACTTCGCCCGCTGCCCGGGCAATGGCGAGGATCACCCCCGTCATGATGGAAGGGCTAGCCATTGGCAGGACCGTCTTCCATAGCGTTTCCGCCTTAGTCGCTCCCAAAGCCAAACTCCCTTCTCTGACTGCTTTCGGCACCCGGGTCAGACCCTCTTCCGTGGAAACAATGACCACTGGCAAGGTCAAAAGCGCGAGCGTGAGTGATGCCCACAAAAGCCCTGGCGTCCCGAATACCGGCGATGGTGCGGCTTCCGGAAAAAAGAGATCGTCGATGTTCCCGCCGAGAAAGTAAACGAAAAAGCCGAGACCAAAGACACCATAGACGATGGATGGCACACCCGCTAAGTTGTTGACGGCAATCCGCACCGTACGGGTCAACCAACCTTGTGTCGCATATTCGCGCAAATACACTGCGGCAATCACACCAAACGGTGTCACCACTATCGACATGAGGATGACCATCAATACCGTACCGAAGATAGCAGGAAAGACGCCGCCTTCTGTGTTGGCTTCACGTGGATCGTCACTTAAGAACTCCCAAATGCGATCCAAAAATACGCCAATTTTGCCCGCCATACCAAGCTGGTTCGGCTGATAGTAACGAACGACCTGCACCAAAGGAAACTGGCTCTCGCGACCATCCGCTAGACGGATCACTAGGGTATCGCGAGCAGCCGCTTGATTAAGACGGGTCAATTCTTTTTTCAATTCAGCGAACTGTGCTTGTAAATCTTGGCGTTCACGCTCAATACTCGCGAGCGCTTCCGGAGTGTCTTCTCCGTCAAGTTCGAGACGACGCTGCGCCAAACGAAGTTGCTCCATGCGGTAATTAATCGCACCAATATCATCCTTTTCGATGTCGATGATCTGCTCATGTAGCTCACGAGCACGTTGATAGCGCTTGGCCAACTCCGACATCAAATTGGGGCTGGCATCGTCCACCACCGGTTGACCATTTTCTAATACGGCCTTCACAAAGCCGTATGCATTGCCCCATTCGAGTCGCTCAAACACCGTCGCCTCAGCCGGAAAACTCGGTTCGCCAACAATGGCATGCGCTTTAATCCAACGAAAATCCAAACCATTGAGCTTCCGGTTACCGATCTTGTAAAGAATCTGTTCTTCACCTTCGATCACATTGCCATTTTCGTCAAACAGGGGTTCGTCATCCATACGCTCGCCCAGAATCGTGACCTTCTGGCCGTCCTTTTGGTAAGTCACTTGCTCAATGGGCTTGGGCCAAAAATGGGTAATCCCTTTATAGGCAATGTGCAGCGTCAGGCCAATGACCATGAGTAGTGAGATCGCTACGCCCAACGCATTAAGCCAAACCCAAAAATCGCCCTTGTGATGTTTCGGCGTGCTCATATCCACCCCTTACAAACTGCTATATTTTTCGCGCAACCGCTGCCGAACCAACTCGGCTGCCGTATTCGCCACAAAGGTAAACGCAAACAACA
This genomic interval carries:
- the pstA gene encoding phosphate ABC transporter permease PstA; its protein translation is MSTPKHHKGDFWVWLNALGVAISLLMVIGLTLHIAYKGITHFWPKPIEQVTYQKDGQKVTILGERMDDEPLFDENGNVIEGEEQILYKIGNRKLNGLDFRWIKAHAIVGEPSFPAEATVFERLEWGNAYGFVKAVLENGQPVVDDASPNLMSELAKRYQRARELHEQIIDIEKDDIGAINYRMEQLRLAQRRLELDGEDTPEALASIERERQDLQAQFAELKKELTRLNQAAARDTLVIRLADGRESQFPLVQVVRYYQPNQLGMAGKIGVFLDRIWEFLSDDPREANTEGGVFPAIFGTVLMVILMSIVVTPFGVIAAVYLREYATQGWLTRTVRIAVNNLAGVPSIVYGVFGLGFFVYFLGGNIDDLFFPEAAPSPVFGTPGLLWASLTLALLTLPVVIVSTEEGLTRVPKAVREGSLALGATKAETLWKTVLPMASPSIMTGVILAIARAAGEVAPLMLVGVVKLAPSLPLDGNPPFLHLERQFMHLGFHIYDVGFQSPNVEAARPLVYATSLLLLAVIVLLNLTAIRIRNRLREKYKALEH